From a region of the Phoenix dactylifera cultivar Barhee BC4 unplaced genomic scaffold, palm_55x_up_171113_PBpolish2nd_filt_p 000300F, whole genome shotgun sequence genome:
- the LOC120103696 gene encoding uncharacterized protein LOC120103696, whose amino-acid sequence MASFKAQKFLRKIGLGKEDLYFWKQMGKAMLYTYTIFGLAWLWNETSPLGWWTLKPRPKEEKEMAHLYERRRFPYPGDKEAVEEFIKSGGTLGTTIGPKGFIDFDKDSDNMQKQLQSKKFEQEAQKLWFRMRNEVISELQEKGFDVE is encoded by the exons ATGGCCAGCTTTAAAGCTCAAAAGTTCCTCAG GAAAATTGGGTTGGGAAAGGAGGATCTTTACTTCTGGAAGCAGATGGGGAAGGCTATGCTCTACACGTACACAATCTTTGGACTTGCTTGGTTGTGGAACGAAACATCTCCACTTGGTTGGTGGACGCTTAAGCCTCGACCAAAG GAAGAGAAAGAGATGGCTCATCTGTATGAGCGCAGGAGGTTTCCCTACCCAGGTGACAAAGAGGCAGTTGAGGAATTCATTAAAAGTGGAGGCACTCTTGGCACCACCATTGGACCCAAAGGATTTATAGATTTTGACAAGGATTCTGACAACATGCAAAAACAATTGCAGTCTAAGAAATTTGAGCAGGAAGCTCAGAAGCTATGGTTTCGCATGAGGAATGAGGTCATATCGGAGCTCCAAGagaagggttttgatgttgagtaA
- the LOC120105497 gene encoding uncharacterized protein LOC120105497, with the protein MWRAIGSWFHFSHIPANAADNTYYKSAISAIQSAGPGVDPPGPRDIYGELLDNNKEELENWIGSYKSKWPTYGLTLMCDGWIGPTKRAIINFVTYCDTKTFFHKSVDASDKVHNASYILRLIEEVIDQIGEENIVQVVTDNGPQYKLAGQVLMERRPQIVWTPCAAHCIDLILMDIGKICRVQHTVEIAQRITRYIYSHTWVLSLMRKYAGGEILRPGVTRFATNYIALDSLIEKKGALRQMFVNPEWQESRYAQAGAEGSRMEDLVSRQSFWQRANAIVKAIKPLYEVLRVVDSERYP; encoded by the coding sequence atgtggcgagctattggatcctggttccacttcagccacattCCAGCAAATGCtgcagacaatacatactacaaGTCTGCCATTTCTGCCATACAGTCTGCCGGTCCCGGTGTCGATCCTCCAGGCCCGAGGGACatctacggtgagcttcttgacaacaataaggaggagCTAGAGAATTGGATTGGCTCATATAAGAGCAAGTGGCCTACATATGGGCTCACtctgatgtgtgatggttggatCGGTCCGACAAAGCGGGCCATCATCAACTTTGTGACATACTGTGATACGAAGACTTTCTTCCACAAGTCAGTTGATGCTTCGGATAAGGTGCACAACGCCTCATACATCCTCAGACTTATAgaggaggtgattgatcagattggagaggagaatatcgtgcaggtcgtcactgataacgggccgcaatataagttggccgggcaggtcttgatggagcggcgaccACAAATTGTCtggaccccatgtgctgcacattgcaTCGACCTCATTCTGATGGATATTGGAAAGATCTGTAGGGTGCAACATACGGTGGAGATAGCCCAACGCATCACCAGGTATATTTATAGCCATACTTGGGTTCTTTCATTAATGAGAAAGTATGCAGGGGGAGAAATTCTTAGACCAGGAGTTACACGGTTTGCTACGAATtacattgcacttgatagccttaTCGAGAAAAAAggagccctacgtcagatgtttgttAATCCCGAGTGGCAGGAAAGTAGATATGCCCAGGCCGGCGCTGAAGGAAGCAGGATGGAAGACTTGGTAAGCAGGCAGTCATTCTGGCAGCGGGCCAATGCGatagtcaaggctatcaaaccattatatgaagtgctgcgggTCGTGGATAGCGAGAGGTACCCCTAG